CCGCGGGCAGCTCGTGGGAGAGCAGCGGCAGGTCAGCGCGATCCGCCAGCTCTTTCGGCAGCGGCAGCGTTTCACCCAGAATCTCTTCCACGCTCTCTTTGAATTTTGCCGGATGCGCCGTCCCCAGGAACAGGCCATACTCACCGGGATTCAGCTGGTCGCGCAGCGCACGATAAGCAATCGCCGCATGCGGTTCAGAGGTATACCCCACCGCCTTCAGCTCACGCATGGTGCTTCTGGTGGTTTCATCCGTGACCGCCGCATAGCCCAGATCGCCCAGACGCCAGACCTTACGACGGAACAGCTCTTCCACACGCGGCCAGTTGTTTGGCTGTGACACATCCATCGCGTTAGAGAGCGTCGCCTGGGTCGCGTTCGGCGCCCATTTACCGTCTTTCAGGAAGCGTGGCACGGTGTCGTTGGCGTTGGTCGCCGCAATAAAGCGTTTCACCGGCAGGCCGAGTGATTTCGCCAGCAGGCCCGCGGTCAGGTCACCAAAGTTTCCGCTCGGTACCGAAACCACCAGCTGATTGCGCGCCTCTTGCGGCAGTTGGGCAACCGCTTCGAAGTAGTAGCAAATCTGCGCCAACAGACGGCTGATGTTAATGGAGTTGGCAGAGTTGAGCCCCAGCGCGGCCTTCAGCTCTTCATCATCGAAAGCCTGCTTAACCAGCGCCTGACAAGCATCAAAGTCGCCATCTACTGCTACGGTTTCAATGTTGCCGCCGAGGGTACAGAACAGTTTTTCCTGGAGCGGGCTGATCTTGCCTTTCGGATAGAGGATCACCACGCGGACGTTCTTCAGACCGTAGAAGGCATGCGC
This region of Enterobacter cloacae complex sp. R_G8 genomic DNA includes:
- the thrC gene encoding threonine synthase → MKLYNLKDHNEQVSFAQAVTQGLGKNQGLFFPHDLPEFQLTDIDELLKQDFVTRSTKILSAFIGDEIPQELLEERVRAAFAFPAPVQQVEPDVGCLELFHGPTLAFKDFGGRFMAQMLTHISGDKPVTILTATSGDTGAAVAHAFYGLKNVRVVILYPKGKISPLQEKLFCTLGGNIETVAVDGDFDACQALVKQAFDDEELKAALGLNSANSINISRLLAQICYYFEAVAQLPQEARNQLVVSVPSGNFGDLTAGLLAKSLGLPVKRFIAATNANDTVPRFLKDGKWAPNATQATLSNAMDVSQPNNWPRVEELFRRKVWRLGDLGYAAVTDETTRSTMRELKAVGYTSEPHAAIAYRALRDQLNPGEYGLFLGTAHPAKFKESVEEILGETLPLPKELADRADLPLLSHELPADFAALRKLMMTRA